The Cucumis melo cultivar AY chromosome 9, USDA_Cmelo_AY_1.0, whole genome shotgun sequence genome includes the window GAAGATTTAAGATAGAAACAAAAAGAATTTAACAATAGATAATCTtgtgaataaaagaaaaattaaacgGAGTAAAACTAAGAGGTTTGTTCTATTATTTGTTATAGTTGCTTTatgatgaaaaagaaaactaaagaTATTGAATCagaaaaaacaatgaaacaactAAAACTTACAAGAACCTGAAAATAATACCAAAATTCGCAACACACTCAAATGTTGGAAGATCGGATCGATTGTTCCTTGAGATTAACGTTCACggatataaaaaaaactaaaacgtACAATAACTAAGATCTTTTAAACATAATCTatttatctaaatttttttaacatAAGACCGTAACCTACgtttgtttttgttgttcaaaagtTTTAAGTTCTATTTAAAAACTATTCTTACTTTGTAATTGTTGTTAAAACAACAAACAAACAGATTCTAAGATGCATATATCTTTATGTATCGaacttttctattttaaatagaaaagaaTTGAAATAGCTTAGAAAAGAATCATATGAAAAATCATGTAGTAAAATGCAATTAAATAATTTGATGGAATATACAAGGATGAACATAGCAGGAAATAGGTTAGTAGTAGAGTTGAAAGGGGTTCAAAATAGACATTCACTAGTTGGATAAAGGATGAGGCTGCTCCCCAAAGGGCTCAAAACTAGAGACAAAGACGggaaaaatgagagagagagagagagggaaggAAGTCAAAGTTCGAAAGGAAAAATGCAGTGCATCAGTGCATGTAACGTCTCGGAGATcagagagagaaagaaggagAAAGAAAACGAATGGTTGGAGGGCAGACCCAGTGGCAGTGGGTGCGTGGAGTGGGGGGTACCctcttctttcttcctcttcaCTGTCCTCTTACAGACATGGCGATTATCATAAAAACTCGGAGCTTGTTCAACTTTATCCATCCAAAAATGGGCAAAATCTGTATTTTCTATTCCTCCACCCACAAACCTAGTGCCCCTCTGTGTCATTTTGCCTCAGATTCGTGTACCCACAAAGCATTCGCCATTGTAACTCATCCCCATTTTGTCATTGCCCTCTACGTGTTTGATGAATGTCCCCTTTGAAGGTTTTGCTCCTGTTAGTGCAATGTGTTGCCTATTCAACCCCCTCTTTTGCCTCCTCCTTGTTCAAATCCCTTTTGGAAGCTACCAAATGTAAGATCGTACTTCCTTTAACTTAATGCTTTTCCATTTacgattgttttttttttcttcttttttattgatTGTCTGTTTCTTATGTAAGCTCCTAATTTTATGAAATTACTTGAACCgtttatataaatttgaatttagacTAAGATTCTTTCAGCTCAGTCTCTCTTACCCACTGAGCAATTGCCAGCTTCTTTCTTTGTTTAGCCTTGATGAAGCCCCGTTTCATTAAGCACCGTCAATGActccctccctctctctctgTGTTTGTGCATGTTGAGCTTTTAGCTTTGTCTCTTCTCTTTTTGGGGTTCTCTCAGTTTCTCTCACATCTAGCAGTCTAACCTCCACTTTTCAGACTATCTCTGTGGGTAATGGAGGAAATGGGTCATTGGGTCACTGATTCTCTCCCTAGCTTTGCTAAAAATCTTCATGTCTTGCTGGTGGATCATGATCCTTTCTCTCTCAAGCACTTGGCTTCATTGCTTGAGCAACAGTCATACAATGGTACAGTGGATCACAGTATTTCCATTATCTACTTCACCACCCTAATAGCTAATTCTAATGTGTTAAGCAACAGTCTAATGCACTTCTCTTTGTATCTGGGAACTTGTTTTAATGTGCATGTGCAATCTTGAAGAAATCCAGTGCATTTTAGTGGCAGCTTTATGAAGGGGTTTATAGAAAATTGTCATTGATTATTTTTGTGATGGATCTACAAGTACTCAAACTGAAAAAGTAGGGAGATGGAAAGAATTTAACTTAACTTCTTAATTCGTCTTATCTTCCAGTTCCTCTATGTAACGAGAATGTAATTTGTCTGAGCTGCATGGTTTTAATGGTAGTAGGTCCTCCTGATGCTTTTATTTTATACTACGTTTCCATATAaggatattttttttaatgatagagTGCGATCTCTTTcgttcaatttttttctttttctgaattAGGGTAATTCAGACTTCAGAGAATAAAAGTTCAAGATCTGAATGATTTCCTAGTTTAAGTTTGTAATAATACCTATTCTGTGTGCTTCTGGTCTACATTTATTCTCTTCCTTGAAGTATAATCGTTTTGTTTCGTTCTTTGATTATATTTTATGCGTCTAATTACAGTAATATATTCATTCGGcattaatttttgttttcccTTTTCCATGACTTCGATGTGCATGTCCTCTTTATTTAGTATTATTTATCTGATCCATTTGGGCAATTTTCATAAACAGCTGGGGTTAGTTTTatttagaaaaaggaaaactcaATCATATGACATGAAAATGTTCTAACTGACTTTTCCCCTCCTTTTACAATTCTTCAGTTACCACCACTCAACTAGCATCTATTGCTCTATCAATGATTCAGGAAAAAGGTGACCGGTTCGACCTTGTCATGGCTAACGTTAGCATGCCTGATATGGACAGTTTTTCGTTTTTGCACGTGCTCCTTAAGATGAATATTGCTGTCATTTGTAAGCTCAATTTTGCATGGTTATATCATCAAATTTTGTGTTTTCATTATTCTCAAGCTCTTTGTTGCCTGGCAGTTATGTCCTCGGGGATGAACTTGAGTGTGGCCACGAAAGCATTGGCAGAAGGAGCATGCTATTTTCTTCAGAAACCTATTTCCAAGGGTGATCTCAAATATATGTGGCAACACGTGTATCGATGGAACAGAAACATAACCAAACAAACCTATAAAGCAAATTGTATAGAAACGGCAAAACCTAGAAAAGAATCTGTTGGTATCCAAATTACGGACGCTGTAGTTTTGTCGCGGTCTGCCGCTGCAGTTAGTTATAACAATAATTGTTGCATTAATTATAAACCTAtgaaaaataaggaaaaggatAAGAGTGAGCAAATTGTATCACATGATAGCCTGGTTGGATCTTTCTTTGGGGGAAAGAGATTAAGTGCTGACATAGAAGGATTAAACTTGGAAAAGAGAGTTAAATATTACTCAGAACCTACCAAGTTTGGATTTTCAAGAATTGATGAGGATCATGAAAGAAGGAAGGAATGTTATATTGCCAGTGATAGCAGAACACGTGTCGTTTGGAACGCGGAAAGACGTCGGAAGTTCACAGATGCCCTTAACAAGCTAGGTGATAAATGTAATTTCACCTTTCTCAGGAGatacgttttttttttccctcaagTTATTAGTATTGCTTAATGGTTACCATTTCTTAGCAAGTACGTTTACGTTTGAGTTCAAATGATGCATTTTTCTAATTATCCTTTTATGTTTCCCGCTGATTTTGAAGCTCGCCCAAAACTTATACTGAAGATGATGAACGAGCCATGTTTGACCCTGCGCCAGGTTGCAAACCACCTACAGGTATTCTTAAGTTTGCTTACAGTTTGCCTCACATccaagaaaaaaatgtttgctTACTATGTGCCTTGTCCCAAGAAAAAGTTTGTTTTTAGTTATTAGTTATGAATCAATGAGGAATTTGATCCAGTCACTGTTTCAGCTAGCGCTGTAGACATTGTTGTTCATTTTGGTTCAAGTTTCTACTATTTCCTTGCCTACATAAAATAGAAGTTGGAGTTTAGGTGTTTGAATCTGAATCCCAGTTTTGGTATCCCGAGACTCATTCTTCTCCTCCTAAGTTCAACAAAGAAGTGATCCAAAACCAGCTTTTGTAAATAATCGTATGTAATGCTTATTGTTGCTTATAATTGTTTTCTACGTTTTTTTTCAGTCAAATTAGAAGTTCCTTTTTccttcttaaaaaaaacattgaagaAGATCTTCTCAGGATTTCCTTGTTTgaatacaataataatttgttaaACCTACTCTTATGTATtccttattttaatttttatagtaTATGATTTCTTCTAACAATGTACTATCCCATCAGAAATACAAAGCTCAAGTAGAATGCTTCAAAAGAAGAGAAAGTAAATTACCTTATAGGAGGGAGGCATCCAAATCCAATTTCTCAATCAGGACTCAACTTCCTCCACTGGTGCAGCAGCATCATGAGACGAGTAGATTTACAAATGGAGGTTTGACCTCTATTTTCGGGGGTGAAAGATTCCAACTCATTGCACCTAAAAGTCTGCTTAGTCCTAGACTGCCTGCCAACAACTTCATAAATCATGATCTGACAACGCTTAGCCATAATTTTCAGCACATCGGTTCAAACTATGATTCAGTTTCATATAAGGTCAGTAAGGAAGTTGGATTATGCCCTGATAATGTTCAATCATTTCAAAAGGAAGGGGGTGCTTTCCGCACTGACAATTGTGGAAAGTTTGCTCTGATTGGAGGGGGTGTTCAGACAACTGAGTTGAACTTCTCAAGTGTCTCTAAAATGACTCCAGAGTTAGCTTCGTCTCACGTATTTGATGAAACTCAATTCCCAGACAATCTTCTCGATGGTGTAGTTCAGGAGGTAGATTTGACtgcttttaaaattgaaaaccAAGAAGAGATTCACTCTATGTCGAGGGACATAGCTGTACCTGATTCGTTCAGCTTGGACAATGTTTTTGATGGTGGACAAGAACTTCCTGCAGCTTCTGAAAGTCGAGGAAACCAACAATTAGCAGAATATGCGTATCTCTTAGATGTATTAGAAGAAGATCCATACAACTTCGTCAGTGACTTGAACCTGAGCGATGTTGATAAATACAGTGAATGGCTGAGGAACACTGTACTTGAAAACAGAAGCGGTCCGGACAGTTTTATCAGTGACAATGCAGATGCAGAAAACTCTCCAGTCGAAAACCGTCGATAAGTAAGTAAATTAAATACATCTGTTCGTCTTAGATTCTGTGCAATATGTTTTCACTTCTCTTTTGTTCTGGCTGCCTTGCAAACAAGTATATCACAATTGGTGACGTTTTTGGTACTTACAGAATCATGAGACTCGTTGCTGATGCACTCTCCGGCAATGTGGACAAGAATCAGATAGGAAGTAACCAAACTACAATTATATGTTGGGGAAATGGGAGTTGTATTATACAAGGGGAAGACATACAGAGTTGAGAATTCTGTTGGAAGCGAAGCCTCTTCGCCGTTCCTTTAAACTGTACAGGACTAGAAAAATGCAGAAAGCTAGCATAATAAACTATACATATTTAGCCGTGTTCACAAGTTTAGCGTATGGTGAATTGTGCAGCTCTTCTTTTATGTTAATCTACTTTAGATGAATCAATACTCACAAGTCATAATATTAACCATTTCTTCTGCAATCTACTATATCAACTATTGGACCGCTAAATCAGTGCCAAGCACTGGACAACCCAAGCAAACACAGTGAGGGAAGCAACAACCCGACAACTGTGAAGGTGAGCTTGGCTTGATCACCTTCGTTGAAGGTAAGAAGTTTGTGCTAGTAAAAAAACAAGCAAGCAACTTCAGCAAGAGGTTGCTAGTTTAGAGTGTGGTAATTGGATGCTGGAGAGGGCAATGGAAGAAGGAGAAAAAATGGACAATATTTGTCATTGGAGAACAATATTACAATCGATGTTGAGGTGGGGAGATATCTATCTTAAAGGAAGTCAGTGTCACCCATAAAATATGGTCGGCACATGTGTTGTCACCCTAAACGATGGCAGCACACAAATGCTGCCTGTTTAGTCCTAAACGATTTTTGGCCTCCAACTTTAAGTATAGATCGGATCGAAACAAATTTTCTATCAAACTCCTTTGTTATGAGTTTCCATTGCCAGTTTTTCAATTTATTATGAAATAATAGGATCCACCTTTGAGACGACTCCTATTTCATACGAACAGGTGAATGACATGAGCAGGTTAGATGTGGAGCAGAGGGCTTGTGGTATCAGTATCACCTACTAAAAAGAGAGGTTGTCCTACATGTTCGCAGCATTAGTGTCAGCATATGAACTATACTTGGTCAAGGTGTATACTCTTGGCACTGGCATCAGATGAACTAAGTCAACTAGTCATGTTTGGGGAAGGGTTATCAAAATTCTTCATAACCCTTCCTAATCTTTTCTGTAATTAATCCATTTAAGTTTAACTATTatttaatctattttttttcatttataatttttatacttacgagtattattaattttaatctttttatttaaaaaataaaaaataattttcataattcTTCTTCCAAACATCTTATCATAACTCTCTGTAATCCTTCTTACCCAAACGGCCCACAATCCAACCCTATCttgaaaaagtaaataaaaagcTATTTATTTTTGTCCCTCTGTACGGGGATTTGAGCATAGTCCTATATGCGATGGGTGTAATAAGtttttagttaaattaaaaGCCTAGTTGATGAACTAAACGCATTTAGCATATGTTTAAATTTTCGATTTTGTATTCAATGGGTTTCTAATCGATTTTTAACTTTCAAATTGGTATTTAAAGGATCTGATATTAGATTTGAAGTTAAACTTTTTGTTAGATATAGACttctaaattttgaattttgtgtttCAAACATGTTTGAAAGATCAAAGATCTATTTGCCCCTAAACATTTAttagaaattatttaaaattcaaGAATCCAAATAAACACAAGTATAAAAGTTCAAATGATTATTAATACACACTTTGTAAGTTTGGGATGCACATAAATAAAGCTGGTTTCTTCTAATCTCAAGGGAaaaccacttttttttttcttttacctcGTGGTTGATTAATTATTTCTTCAGTTTCAATCATAATTTTTGTTCCtttcattaatttttaaaagtattttttcttttacgaTTTCGATCGTTAGAAGAGACAAAGTTTTTGTagtgatatatatatagaaaagaataattcACTTTGATAGGAGAGTACATCATACAATTGAACTTATTGACTTTGCCTTTTCATTTCCAAGAAAATACTTCTTTTACTGTGTGTGTGGATATAAAGCTTCTAACAAATTCCTTTCTTGTGGGAATGTTAAAAGAAAGAccaacagaaaagaaaaaaaaaaaaaaaaagaaacaacctTATTTCAATCAAAACTATATATACAATTATACATCATCATAAGTTTATATTAGCATTAGAGCTGTTCTTGGAAGAAGCAAGTTTGTTATAGATTTCCAATACCAATTTAGCATCAATTTGTTCTCCACCAAGAGGAACTTGATTTTGAGGTTTTGGTATCCTCTTCCTATTTCCAAACCCTCCAATGGCATACATATTCCCCACACTATTGGCCAACCTCATCATCATCTCGACATACGCATCGTGAATCTTCGCTACAACTTTCAAAGGCGACGACATTTTCAACCGCAGTTTAGGAGATGCTCGTCGTCTCATGATCATCATCCTTCCGACCCGAAAGCTCCTCAATGATCTTGTGGGGACAGTGTCGTTGCTGCCACTTCGTAACCTTTGGTACGTTCTTCTCCTCCATAGCCTCCTCAAGTTTTGAGCTGATGAAGTTGCAATGatatccattttttttttctgatagAGAGAAATGGATAATAAAGATTAGAGGTTTTTTCTGATGGAAAAGAGAGATAAAGGGAAAGGGTTTATATAGAGGTTGATTGGCATAAAATATCCAAAGGGGGATTTTTTATTCAACAAAGACTTGTTCTTTGAGATTATTGaaaacttttttctttattattattgtttttgttctcTTTTTATAACTTCTAAAGGCAAATCATTCAAGACtttattgttttcttatattACATGTTAAGATGGTCTCGAGATTTGTGATATATTCGAATGGTTGTATTCAAACACAAACTTTTTGATCGTATTAACGGTTATGTTTTAAGACGATAATAATTTAGTagtaaaagataaaagaaattgaaataCATGTAATTAAACATACCTTAAAATTATCATCGCAAAAAATCCAAGGACTGGTTCTAATTAAAGCTTCAAAGCtgtttaataattaaaaacaaaatggtgGAGTTTTTTAGGAAGGACTTGGtcaaataattttgtaaatgatGGAGTGAGAGAActtcaattcaattcaattgaatatataaataaataagtaaactaataaatgttttaatcaattgttcattatttatactaattaaaataatgagcataaatgaattaaaacattacttattttattttactttatgaTGTTTTGTTTTTAGTCAAATTGGCGGCCTGCATCACATTTTACAAATTTGTGAAAAACCCTCCGTTTgattccaaaatattttttctatttatgatcaatcaaaaataaaaatacaatagTTGGACTTGATCCACAGTATGCAATTTTAGTCCAGAAATTTTTACTCGTGTGAAATTATAAGTATGGTTTGACGATTTTTTAAGTACAATAATTGAGAGTAGAAGGATTCAAACCACAAATCTTGTAGTTACTAATACACTTACATTTTAATTGAACTAAGCTCTTATTTGTAAACTTAGTTCGACGTAAGTTTACgtaagttttaaaatttatgtttaatGGGTCATGGACCCattcaatataattttttaaaagttcacATAGATCTATTAAACACAATAGTAAAAAGTTGGTTGTGTCGAACATGTCTAGATTTAATTATATCTCCTAGTAGATCAATTactttttagattttaatttttgttaattCAAACGACACAAAATTGAAAGCTTAGTGACTTGTTAAAGATGTTTAAAATTTAGGAACTTATGAGACACAATGAAACATTTTGAGGGCTTGTTAGATATTTTGTATAAAGTTCATAGATAAAATAAACACAAATTTCGAAGTTTAGTGATTGAACTCGTAATTTAACCTATAAATAAGACATATATTTTAATTCATGTCACGTGCGTCACTTCACGTATGACAATTTTGTCTTTAGAAGTTAATGTTATTGTATATTTTTATACACAAATAGGATTAAAAAAACCTTTAGAAGATtgtatattttttactctaaatttttttagtacaaaagAGGTGGGGAAATCTAAACCTAAAACAACTTCTTGAATCTTGACATACGTTGATGTCAGTTGAGTTTGACTCTTCAACTATTTAAACGGTacctttttaatcttaattttaaaaagataaataatattttcaagAGATTTTAAATTGGGATAATATAATTTGgtaaaaattaattattctCTCTATCCATTCCCATTTGTTTTCTCCAATCCATCACAAGCCAAGTAGTCTTCTCCCCCTTTGgtaaaaatatttgtttgtttgattatttaaaataacaaaagaagttagaaatactattttaaattacaaaccttctaaaaatatttttaaatatagcggaatttatatcaatttttatcTTGATATGTTACTATCCGACGgtaatttttttactatattttataaaagaatttactcattttactatatttgaaaacaactcAAAAAATTATATTCCTTCGAAATATTTTCTTAAAACTTGGAGACTAAAAAGTTAAAACCAAACCCACTTTGTTCTGAGTTAAAACAAGATATTAAATGAGTTATAAGATCTCACTCGTCCAAACTTTCAACTTTAAATTGGAGTGTGAcgtttaaattttagttttgaaTTGTAACTTGCAACTCACCTCATCATTTTCTTTAGACGACATTTTGAAAGTTCTCAATAtcgttaaagaagaaaaagatttaatttttttctttttttttttttctgaaagaAACAGAACAGAGAAAGGTTATATTTATTCTTTCAAAATGTTGTAAATCGTAATCATGTACATTTGATTTCATTCATTGATgcctataaaaaaaaaaggaatcatTAATTGGAAATGATTTGGTCAAATCATTTGAATATGCTATGAGatttaaaaacaatattaaaTGATGATTAAATTAAAGTAAGCTTATCTGATTAAGCTATTATTAAAAGAGAGTGAAATGgatattataaataaatttaatttttcaaattttgtaattGTTGTATATAAAAAACCTAAATTGTATTTCTTTGaaaaatacttaaaaatttCTAAGTTTAAAAAACTTTCGACAAAAAAAGGAAGTAAGAAAATATCGAAGTAGAAAGGAAATGCAAATAAGTTTAAAGAACGTagtttatgtttttcttttatcccTTATCTTGATTgatcttcaatttttgttttggtaatataaaattttagttGATGAGTCGATAAGAGTTTAGCTCTATTGACATAACATTTGTATAtactaaaaactaaaatatcttattttcaaaatttttacccgtgattattatttttatttaaaaaacatatcAATATATGTCAAAATGAGATTTGCTTTAGTAAAAAACATATCGATATTAATCAAACTATGGTATCATAGTGTGCTTTGACCCGTTGTCATTTGgatttttcttaatattttattgaaataaataaatccGAAAGAATTGTTTTAGAATAACTCTTAATTtataagaaaatattaaatagtGTCAAACGATTAGTACGAATTATTCAAagataagaaataaaataataggtCTAAATTATTCTAAATATCTCAAACCTAAACCTTgtatttttataaacaaaacataaattttccaactttttccaaactaaaaaaagaaatacatttaacaaataaaaattaatttgatccatAGTTTGAGATATTAACTATTGTTTTGTTAACAAAATATctcaaacttttaaaagttataaaaaaaattcaaagatacCTTCGTCGTTGTTATATATACCAAAATGTAAactattaatttttatttaaaaaatattattaacaTTCAAAAATTGTATTTCCATTGTTTCAAATAgtaaaatgaacaaaaacagcaaaatattccatttttcgttatattttgtttctatttgaaaatattttttttgataGTTTTGCCATTTAAAGTCGTTACTCCTTATTCTAACAGAAGAATTCCTAATGTTTTTAAAATAGCTGCTATCTAAAGAGAGAAAATTTTCAaagctaaaaagaaaaaaagaaaaaaagaaaaaaagaattcagTTTTAAAAAAGTGTGTTAATTCATAATTATTATGTCTTCTGTTTGGGATGAATTTACTGTTCTAATCTTTCTACTTATTGTATTTTTTCTCTACCCTCCACTACTCCTCAAATCACTATACTTCTACTAATAGACTTTAAAAACTAAcctatttttattatattagtaaattatttaatatttgattatatctataaataatttgatttaattgttaTATTGATAACACTACTTTCAAGAATTAAGTTAATTAACTAAACCTCCCACTTTTGAGCTCAATTGGGGactttcatactattaagtTCAAATGCTTTGCATTCATAATACATTCATCAACATTATCCATTATTC containing:
- the LOC103504590 gene encoding uncharacterized protein LOC103504590 isoform X2, with protein sequence MNVPFEGFAPVSAMCCLFNPLFCLLLVQIPFGSYQILSLWVMEEMGHWVTDSLPSFAKNLHVLLVDHDPFSLKHLASLLEQQSYNVTTTQLASIALSMIQEKGDRFDLVMANVSMPDMDSFSFLHVLLKMNIAVIFMSSGMNLSVATKALAEGACYFLQKPISKGDLKYMWQHVYRWNRNITKQTYKANCIETAKPRKESVGIQITDAVVLSRSAAAVSYNNNCCINYKPMKNKEKDKSEQIVSHDSLVGSFFGGKRLSADIEGLNLEKRVKYYSEPTKFGFSRIDEDHERRKECYIASDSRTRVVWNAERRRKFTDALNKLARPKLILKMMNEPCLTLRQVANHLQKYKAQVECFKRRESKLPYRREASKSNFSIRTQLPPLVQQHHETSRFTNGGLTSIFGGERFQLIAPKSLLSPRLPANNFINHDLTTLSHNFQHIGSNYDSVSYKVSKEVGLCPDNVQSFQKEGGAFRTDNCGKFALIGGGVQTTELNFSSVSKMTPELASSHVFDETQFPDNLLDGVVQEVDLTAFKIENQEEIHSMSRDIAVPDSFSLDNVFDGGQELPAASESRGNQQLAEYAYLLDVLEEDPYNFVSDLNLSDVDKYSEWLRNTVLENRSGPDSFISDNADAENSPVENRR
- the LOC103504590 gene encoding uncharacterized protein LOC103504590 isoform X1, translated to MNVPFEGFAPVSAMCCLFNPLFCLLLVQIPFGSYQILSLWVMEEMGHWVTDSLPSFAKNLHVLLVDHDPFSLKHLASLLEQQSYNVTTTQLASIALSMIQEKGDRFDLVMANVSMPDMDSFSFLHVLLKMNIAVIFMSSGMNLSVATKALAEGACYFLQKPISKGDLKYMWQHVYRWNRNITKQTYKANCIETAKPRKESVGIQITDAVVLSRSAAAVSYNNNCCINYKPMKNKEKDKSEQIVSHDSLVGSFFGGKRLSADIEGLNLEKRVKYYSEPTKFGFSRIDEDHERRKECYIASDSRTRVVWNAERRRKFTDALNKLGDKSRPKLILKMMNEPCLTLRQVANHLQKYKAQVECFKRRESKLPYRREASKSNFSIRTQLPPLVQQHHETSRFTNGGLTSIFGGERFQLIAPKSLLSPRLPANNFINHDLTTLSHNFQHIGSNYDSVSYKVSKEVGLCPDNVQSFQKEGGAFRTDNCGKFALIGGGVQTTELNFSSVSKMTPELASSHVFDETQFPDNLLDGVVQEVDLTAFKIENQEEIHSMSRDIAVPDSFSLDNVFDGGQELPAASESRGNQQLAEYAYLLDVLEEDPYNFVSDLNLSDVDKYSEWLRNTVLENRSGPDSFISDNADAENSPVENRR
- the LOC103504590 gene encoding uncharacterized protein LOC103504590 isoform X3 → MNVPFEGFAPVSAMCCLFNPLFCLLLVQIPFGSYQILSLWVMEEMGHWVTDSLPSFAKNLHVLLVDHDPFSLKHLASLLEQQSYNVTTTQLASIALSMIQEKVMSSGMNLSVATKALAEGACYFLQKPISKGDLKYMWQHVYRWNRNITKQTYKANCIETAKPRKESVGIQITDAVVLSRSAAAVSYNNNCCINYKPMKNKEKDKSEQIVSHDSLVGSFFGGKRLSADIEGLNLEKRVKYYSEPTKFGFSRIDEDHERRKECYIASDSRTRVVWNAERRRKFTDALNKLGDKSRPKLILKMMNEPCLTLRQVANHLQKYKAQVECFKRRESKLPYRREASKSNFSIRTQLPPLVQQHHETSRFTNGGLTSIFGGERFQLIAPKSLLSPRLPANNFINHDLTTLSHNFQHIGSNYDSVSYKVSKEVGLCPDNVQSFQKEGGAFRTDNCGKFALIGGGVQTTELNFSSVSKMTPELASSHVFDETQFPDNLLDGVVQEVDLTAFKIENQEEIHSMSRDIAVPDSFSLDNVFDGGQELPAASESRGNQQLAEYAYLLDVLEEDPYNFVSDLNLSDVDKYSEWLRNTVLENRSGPDSFISDNADAENSPVENRR
- the LOC103504590 gene encoding uncharacterized protein LOC103504590 isoform X6, coding for MSPLKVLLLLVQCVAYSTPSFASSLFKSLLEATKFTTTQLASIALSMIQEKGDRFDLVMANVSMPDMDSFSFLHVLLKMNIAVIFMSSGMNLSVATKALAEGACYFLQKPISKGDLKYMWQHVYRWNRNITKQTYKANCIETAKPRKESVGIQITDAVVLSRSAAAVSYNNNCCINYKPMKNKEKDKSEQIVSHDSLVGSFFGGKRLSADIEGLNLEKRVKYYSEPTKFGFSRIDEDHERRKECYIASDSRTRVVWNAERRRKFTDALNKLARPKLILKMMNEPCLTLRQVANHLQKYKAQVECFKRRESKLPYRREASKSNFSIRTQLPPLVQQHHETSRFTNGGLTSIFGGERFQLIAPKSLLSPRLPANNFINHDLTTLSHNFQHIGSNYDSVSYKVSKEVGLCPDNVQSFQKEGGAFRTDNCGKFALIGGGVQTTELNFSSVSKMTPELASSHVFDETQFPDNLLDGVVQEVDLTAFKIENQEEIHSMSRDIAVPDSFSLDNVFDGGQELPAASESRGNQQLAEYAYLLDVLEEDPYNFVSDLNLSDVDKYSEWLRNTVLENRSGPDSFISDNADAENSPVENRR
- the LOC103504590 gene encoding uncharacterized protein LOC103504590 isoform X8, giving the protein MSPLKVLLLLVQCVAYSTPSFASSLFKSLLEATKFTTTQLASIALSMIQEKVMSSGMNLSVATKALAEGACYFLQKPISKGDLKYMWQHVYRWNRNITKQTYKANCIETAKPRKESVGIQITDAVVLSRSAAAVSYNNNCCINYKPMKNKEKDKSEQIVSHDSLVGSFFGGKRLSADIEGLNLEKRVKYYSEPTKFGFSRIDEDHERRKECYIASDSRTRVVWNAERRRKFTDALNKLGDKSRPKLILKMMNEPCLTLRQVANHLQKYKAQVECFKRRESKLPYRREASKSNFSIRTQLPPLVQQHHETSRFTNGGLTSIFGGERFQLIAPKSLLSPRLPANNFINHDLTTLSHNFQHIGSNYDSVSYKVSKEVGLCPDNVQSFQKEGGAFRTDNCGKFALIGGGVQTTELNFSSVSKMTPELASSHVFDETQFPDNLLDGVVQEVDLTAFKIENQEEIHSMSRDIAVPDSFSLDNVFDGGQELPAASESRGNQQLAEYAYLLDVLEEDPYNFVSDLNLSDVDKYSEWLRNTVLENRSGPDSFISDNADAENSPVENRR
- the LOC103504590 gene encoding uncharacterized protein LOC103504590 isoform X5 — protein: MSPLKVLLLLVQCVAYSTPSFASSLFKSLLEATKFTTTQLASIALSMIQEKGDRFDLVMANVSMPDMDSFSFLHVLLKMNIAVIFMSSGMNLSVATKALAEGACYFLQKPISKGDLKYMWQHVYRWNRNITKQTYKANCIETAKPRKESVGIQITDAVVLSRSAAAVSYNNNCCINYKPMKNKEKDKSEQIVSHDSLVGSFFGGKRLSADIEGLNLEKRVKYYSEPTKFGFSRIDEDHERRKECYIASDSRTRVVWNAERRRKFTDALNKLGDKSRPKLILKMMNEPCLTLRQVANHLQKYKAQVECFKRRESKLPYRREASKSNFSIRTQLPPLVQQHHETSRFTNGGLTSIFGGERFQLIAPKSLLSPRLPANNFINHDLTTLSHNFQHIGSNYDSVSYKVSKEVGLCPDNVQSFQKEGGAFRTDNCGKFALIGGGVQTTELNFSSVSKMTPELASSHVFDETQFPDNLLDGVVQEVDLTAFKIENQEEIHSMSRDIAVPDSFSLDNVFDGGQELPAASESRGNQQLAEYAYLLDVLEEDPYNFVSDLNLSDVDKYSEWLRNTVLENRSGPDSFISDNADAENSPVENRR